The sequence AGGTCCACCGTGAACGTGCTGAAGGCGTCCGGGAAGAGAGGCGGGGCGAGCTGCGCCACATCGTCGCCCGACGGGCCGTCGGCACCGATGAGGCGATCGTCCTCGTAGCGGTAGGCCAGCGTCACGGGCGTGCTCGTGAGACCCGTCGCGCGGGGATCGGGCGTCGCAGTGTTGTTGTTGTCGCTGTTCTCGTTCGGAATGTCGGAGCTGCCCGATCCGACGGTGCGGACCACGTAGGTCTCGAGCGGTCCGCCGTCGCCGAACATCTCGGCAGGGATGTGCACCGTGTACACGCCTGCGGGGATCCTCGTCACCGACCAGCGACCCTGCGCATCGGTCGTCGTGGTCGCGACGACATCGCCGTCCTGGTTCCGCACCTCGATGTCGACGCCGGCGATGCCCTGCTCCTCCCCATCGAATCGGCCGTTGCCGTTGCGGTCGAGCCACACGAGGTCGCCGAGCGTGAACCCCGGCATCAGCACGTACGGCTCGTTCGACAGCAGAGGCTGGTTGGGGAAGGTGCCCGAGAAGATCATCGCGCGGTTGACATAGACGTTGTTGAGGTCGTCGCTGGTCGACACCATCGGGATCAGAGCGCGCACGCGCGCCCCCGTGCCGAGCCACTCGGTGGCGACGAACCGCACCGCCGTCACGTCGGCGAAGTCGGTGATCTCGGCGGCGGTCCGCCAGGTGCCGCCCGGCGCGGCGGGGTCCGCGTTCGAAGCATCACGCGGGTCGTGGTTCAACGTCGACGGATCCGCGACGGAGTAGTACCACGTGCCGGCGACCTCGCCCATGCCACCACGGACATACATGGGCTGCGCGAGCGGTCCGGTCAGCTCCGAGAGACCCTCGTAGGCCGATGCGTACTGACCGCGGGCCGAGCCCGCCGCCGGGTCGCCGTCGCCGTTCCACGGCAGCACGTCGATGAGGTCGGTCGGCTGGAACGAGATGACCGTCGAGGTGTTCGCCCAGTCCAGCGACCAGGTGTACGTCTCGCCGCTGGCCACGAACGCCTTGTCGACGTTCTTGACCAGGCCCAGCTGGCCCGACCCGGTCGCGGTGGTGGTCGCCGTCGCCGTCGGCGCGTTCTCGGCGCTGTTCGAGAACGCCTGCACCTGGTTGACGTAGGTGTCACCGGGCTGTGCGACCGTCTCGAGCGTCGCGCACAGCTGAAGGGCGGTGGCGCCGGTGCGGATCCAGTAGTTCGCCGCGGTCGTGGTGATGTCGCCGAGGACGAACGTGACCTCCCGGGTCGCTGCGTTGTAGCTGACGGTCACACCGGCCGGGAGCCTGCTCTGCGTGCAGGCCTCGTTGTAGATGAGGCCGATCGGCACCGTGTCGACGAGGCGCAGGTTCTCGACGATCGCGCCGATGGGGGCGTTGTTGACGCCGACGCTGAGATTCCAGATCGCGTCCTGGCCCGGCAGGTACGTCGCCTGCCCGACGTTCTTCGCGACGATGAGGCGAAGACCCTGGAACCGGAGCTCCTGCTGCATCGTGGTCCAGCCATCACCGCGGGGGCCCGTGGACCAGCCGCCGATGTTCGACAGGCGGATGCCCGTCAGCAGCGGCTCGCCGTCGTTCGGACCGCCGTTGTACGACCCGCGGGCCCGCAGGAACATCTTCAGGTCGAGCCGGAACGCGGCGTGCTCGACGTGGTCGGGCTCCACGGCGCGGATCCGCACCATGTTGACCCGGTCGCGCCAGTCGGCGCCGAACTGAGCGGCGTCGGTGTGCCACGGACCGTCGTGCTCGCGGCATCCGTTGTTGTCTCCGAGCAGTGAGGTCCGGTCCACCGGGTACAGCCCGCCGACCGGCGCACCCGCCTGGGTGTCGACCGCGTTGGTGCCGACGCCGTACTCGATGACGTACTCGGAGGCGGTGGCGCGGCCCTGCGCCGTGAACCAGGCGGGGCCGTCGAGCTGGAAGACCGACACGTCGAAGGTGTCGCACACCATCGGGTTGTCGACGGGGAATCCGATGGCCTCCTCTGCTCCGGGAGCCTGGACGCCGCGTGCCGTCCCGGCGTTGCGGATGCCGTTCCAGTCGACCTCGAGGCCGGCCCACGACTGGACTCGCTGGCCCGATGCGACCGTCGTGTTGTCGGCCCACGCGTTGCCGGCCTCGTTGGTGAAGTACTTGTAGCCCGTGATCGGCAGGTTCGCCGCGAGCTGGCGCGAGACGTCGTCGTAGACGATGCCGCCGTCCTGGTTGGTCTCGGGCCAGCTGCCGGTGTTGTTCAGCAGCACGCCCTGCGGGATGTCCTCGCCCGCGTTGGGGCCGCCGTTGTACTGCCAGCGCGACTGCAGCGGCACGTACAGGCCGAGGGTGAACGGACCGACCTCCACGTGCCCGGCGTTGATCGGGCTCACGCGGACCATGTTCACCTCGTCACGCCAGTCGGCGCCGAAGGTCGCCGCGGGATCCGTGGTCCACGGGCCCTCGTCGTCACGGCACTGCCGGGCGTCGGTGACGTTCGGGGAGTTGTCCAGCCCGTTGCCGGTGCCGGTCTGCGTGTCCACCGTGTTGGAGCCGACGCCGTACTCGATCACGTAGTTGTTGAGGTCGAAGCCCGGGTTCATCGTCGCCGTCCGCGCCTGGAGGTGCGGATTGGGGTCGGCGCCGGTGATGGGTGCCAGCGGGTTGCCCGAGACGCGCCACACCGACACGTCGAACACGTCGCACACCACCGGGTCTGTCACCGAGATCCGGGTCGTGCTCGCCGTCGTCCACACGTGGGAGTTGACGACGTCGCCGATCGAGAACTGGTTCCAGTTCGTGAGGCCGCCCGCGATGCCCTCGTACTGCTTGTTGCCCGTGAGCGTGCCGCAGTCGCTGACCGTGCTGCGGACGTTGAACGTGCGCGTCGAGACGTTGTTGCCCGTGGCGGTCGTGCCGTCCCAGCCGGGCTCGAACCCGGTGTTGTTCATCGGCCAGTCGTCCGCCGTCCACCCCTCGGTGCTCCGCGCCTCGTTGCGGAACGAGAGCGTGTCGCTCACGTTGGCGCGACACGGGTCGGGCACCGTCGGCGTCGGCACGAAGAAGAACGCCTGCCACGTGTTGGTCTTGGTGTTGTTGCCGTTGGCGTTCGGGGTGAAGCTCATATCCCAGCCGTCGGCCGGCTGCACCCCGGTCTCACACGTCGGCGTGCCGGTGTTGAAGTTGCCGGAGTGCCACAGGCACTGTGTGAGCACGGCATCCGGCCAGTCCGGCATGAAGTCCTTGAATGCGATGTTGTCGAGGTTGGTGCTGAGGAGGTTGCCGTTGGACTCGTCCACCCTGAACTGATACACGACCTGGAAGCCGGGAACCGGCGGAGTCAGGGGGTTGTTGTCGAGCGATCCATCGACGAACGTGACGTTGCCGGTGTTGGTCTTCGACAAGTCCCAGCGGGGCTCGGTGATGTTGAACTGGCTGGGCACGACGTTGTCGCCGGTCGCGATCGTGCCGTCCCACCCGGCCTCGAAGCCGGGGCCGACTCCGCCGGGCGGATTGTTCAGCTGGCCCCCGATCATGTGCCAGCCATCGGTGTCCTCCACGTTGTTCTGCCACGACACCGTTCCGGTGGGGGGAGTGTCACCGTGCTGCCACGCCGGGTCGACCGAACGGTACGCGTCCGCCGTGGGCACGAACACGTGCACGAGGATGCGTGTGCTGTCGTAGGGCGAGTTCGCGGGCTTGCTGACGGTCATCGGCCAGCCGTCGGCGCCGGCCGCCTCATCGATCGGGCAGGTGATGGTCCAGCCGCTGCGGGCGCTGATGTTGTCGGTGCGGCGATCCTCGCACAGGTACAGGACGGCGTTCGGGAACTTCGTCAACCGGTCCGTGAAGCTGATCGGCCACTCCAGGTCGGACCCGCCGGTGCCGCCGATGTTGTCGATGTCGATCCAGTACTGCACTCGGAATCCCGGCGTGAGTACTCCGTTGATGGTGCGGCTCGAGGCGAACGGTCCGGCCTGCAGGGACTTCTTCGCCTCCCACTCCGCCGTCCCGGTGACCTCGATCACGGGACCCTGGACGGTGCCCGATGCGGCGGCGTCGTCCTGGCCCGTGTAGGCGTGGGCCGTGACCTCGGCGAAGCCCGGGATCGGCGTGTTGTCGGCGAACCGGTACGCCAGTTGCACGGTGCCGACGTTCGACGACATCGGCCCGAGGTTGCATACGACGGTGATGGAGCCGTCGGCGTTGGTCGTCGCGGATGACACCGGGTTCGCACCGTTCGCCGCCGCCAGGCACCCCGCGGGCAGTCCGTTCGTACCGGGCCCGGCGAGCTGGAGGGTCGAGTCCGCGACATCGCCCGGATCGTTCGGGTTCGGCACGGGGTTGATCGTCATCTCGATCACGACGTTCGGCACGGTCACGCCCGTCGGCAGCCCGGTGAGCGACACCGAGTAGTTCTGCAGCACCGTGTCGCCGACGCGCACGATGCAGTTGTCGGGTCCGGTGTCCAGACCCGGTCCGGAGGTCGCATCGAAGGGCGGGGTGCCCGTCGTCGCGTAGCCCTCGCACGAGTTCGGGATCTCGAGCCGGTCGATCTCGAGGGTCGCGATCGGCTGCAGGCCGGCGTGCAGACTCGTCGCCTGTGTCGCACCCGTGATGGTCACCGGCCCGGTGATTCCGCGTTCGGGGTTGCCGGCCGTCGGCACCTCGGCCCGCACGAACACGTTCTGCCCCTCGGCGACGTCGGGGAAGCGATGCGCGCCCGGCGCGACCACCCGCACGTGGTAGCTGCCGTCGGCGACGTTGGCGAAGCTGTAGCCTCCGTTCGCCGCGGACGTGGTCGTGGCGACGACCGGGCCGGTCGGCGACGACAGCAGCTCGACGGTGACGCCGGACTTCACGGCCTCATCCGCGGTTCGCATGCCGTCGCGATTGACGTCAGCCCAGACGACTCCGCTGATGGCGCTCCCCGGGCCTGCGACCGCCGCGGGGACCGCGACCGGCGCCAGTACGCCCAGCAGCAGTGCGAGCACCGCGACCGCTGCCGTAGAGATACGTGTCTTCACAGCATCCACCCCCGTCCGCGCCCGAACCGTGGAGCGGTTCGCTGCGGCCTTTCGGGGGACCCCCTGAGTCTTTCCCGACGGGCCGACGCTTCGGCGCTTGAATCCACCGTGGCCACTCCCCCCAGGAGGGGTCATCACCTAGATGGAATGAAATGCCTGGTCGGGGCGGTGCGAGCTCGCCCTCAGTGCTCGCCCTCGTCGTCCTCGTCGTCCTCGTCGCCCTCGTCGTCGAGGAGCATTCCGACCGAGGTGGCGCACGCGTCGCCGCGCCAAGCCTCGACGCCCTCCCGCACCGCGAATCCCGCGATGACGAGCCCGGCGATCGCGTCGACCCACCACCATCCGAATGCGCTGTTGAGGACGAGTCCCACGAGCACGGCGACAGAGAGGTAGGCGCAGAGAAGAGTCTGCTTCGAGTCGGCGACCGCCGTCGCCGATCCGAGTTCTCGCCCGGCACGCCGTTCGGCGAGGGAGAGGAACGGCATGACGACGACGCTGAGCGCCGTGATGCCGATCCCGAGAGGCGAGTGCTCGACGTCGACGCGCGCGATCAGCGCGATCAGTGAACTCGCCGTGACGTATGCCGCGAGCGCGAAGAAGGCGGCGGCGATGACCCGCAGCGTGCCCTTCTCCCAGCGTTCCGGTCGACGACGCGTGAACTGCCAGGCGACGGCGGCCGCCGAGAGCACCTCGATGGTCGAGTCCAGTCCGAAGGCGATGAGGGCGACGGAGGATGCCGCGGTCCCGGCCGCGATCGCCACGATGGCTTCGACGAGGTTGTAGCCGATCGTCGCCGCGACGATCCAGCGGATCCGCCGCTGGAGGACGCTGCGGCGCTCGGCGCTGAGTGCCATCGGGGTGGCGGGCCCGCCGGTCACGCGTGGCACTCGCAGTCGACGTCGAGGCACGGCGCACCCTCGTCCACGGCGACGACGGCCTCGAGCAGCTGTCGCATGCCGACTGCGAGGTGCGGATCGGCGGTCTCGTACTGCGTGCGCCGCCCTTCGGGCGTGGCGACGATGAGCCCGCAGCCGCGAAGACAGGCGAGGTGGTTTGAGACGTTCGTGCGCGTGAGGCCGAGTTCGCGGGCGAGCTCGGCCGGGTAGCCGGGCCCCTCGAGCAGCGTCAGCAGGATGCGGGAGCGCGTCGGGTCGGCCATCGCACGGCCGAGTCGGTTCATCACGTCGAGGCGCGAAGCAATGGTCAGCACTCGCTGACTATACAGTCTTGGCTGACCCGTCTGCCAGCCGGCGCGTACGGTGTGCAGTGCGGGCGTCGCTATGCGGAGGTTCGCAAGGGCTCGAGAGCGGCGAGGACGAGATCGAGGCCGAAGATGAACTCATCCGCCGGGTCGTAGCCGGCGGCGAGGAGCGCTGCGGCGGACTCGTTGAGGTAGGGGAATTCGTCAGCAGGAAGCTGGGGCAGGTAGACGCCCTCGGTCAGGTCCGCGAGTTCGTCGGCGGTGTCGAACGGCAGGCTGGCTTCTTGCAGGACGAAACCGTAGACATAGCTGTCGAGCAGCCAGTTGGCGTGCGTCGCCATCACGACCGAGAAGCCGGCCTTTCGCAGGCACGCGGTGACAGCTTCGCGGTGGCGGAGGTTCGCAGGCCCCGGCGACGTGCGCGACTCCATCAGGCCGATGGCCCACGGGTGGGCCACGAGAACCTGCCGGGCGGATACCGCCCGGCGTCGCATCGCCGACTGCCAGTCGGTCGCTTCGGAAGGCAGCTCGATCTCTTCGAACACCCGGTCGATCATGGCGTCGAGCAGCTCGTCCTTGTTCGCCACGTAGTGGTAAAGCGACATGGCGCCCGCATCGAGCACGCCGGCCAGCCGGCGCATGCTCAGCCCGTCGACTCCCTCGCTGTCGGCGAGCCGGAGCGCCTCGACCACCACCCGCTGCTTGCTCAGCCCGGCGTCTGACGCGCCCCGGCGTTGTTCCCTCGCAGACACAGGCCTCCTCGCTCGCTCGAACGGCTTGACAATCGTACAGCGTACGGCCATAGTACAGCGTACGACGTACGGTGTACGAAGAACTCGAGAAGGAAGAAGAACCGATGACCCTCCGAACGAAGACCTCGCACCCGCTCGAGAACCCGCCGGTCTCCGTGCAGGCCAAGCTCGCCGCCGCATGGACGAGCTTCATGTTCCTCTACGTCTACGTCGACGTCGTCAACTTCTACAAGCCCGGCGTCGTCGACGACATCCTGAAGGGCCGCGTGTGGGAGTTCGACGTCAGCTCGACGTTGCTGACGATCTTCCTCGTCTCCGTGACGATCCCCGCCGTGATGGTGATGCTGTCCATGACGCTGCCCGCCCGGGTGAACCGCGTCACGAACCTCGTCGTCGCCTCACTCCTCATCCCCTACTCGGTGTTCAACGCGGCAGGGGAGACCTGGGAGTGGGCGTTCTTCTACGGCCTCTCCATCGGAGTCGAGCTGCTGCTCCTGGCCTTCATCCTGCGCACCGCGTGGACCTGGCCTCGAACCGCCGCCGTCCCCGCCATGGTGCCTGCGACGACTGACCTGCGCCACGACCTTCGACAGTAGGTCGCGGAGCAGGCCTCAGCGCGGGAGTGCTCGCGGCGAGATGCGGAGCCTATGCCGTCCAGGACGATCGGCCGAAGCGCTCCCAGCGCTCGACGACGCGCGGGGACGCGGCATCCGTTCCTGGTTCGTACACCGCGCGGCCCTCGATGAACACGCGCTCGACGTGCGAATCGACCGCGAGCGGGTCTCCCGACCACACCACGATGTCGCCGTCTCGGCCGACGTCGAGGGCGCCGACGCGCTCGTCGAGTCGCAGGATCTCGGCCGGGTTCGTCGTCAGCGCCTGCAGCGCCGTCGCCGACGGCAGACCTTCGCGCACCGCGAGGATGGCCTGCAGCCGGATGTGGTCGATGGGCACGACGGGGTGGTCGGTCGTGATCGCGACCTTCACGCCTGCCTCGGCGATCAGCGCGAGGTTTCCGATCGCCCGGTCGCGCAGCTCGACCTTCGACCGCGAGGTCAGCATCGGGCCGAAGATCACCGGGATCTGCTTCTCCGCCAGCACGTCTGCGATCTTGTGCGCCTCGGTCCCGTGGTTCACGACCAGCGTGTAGCCGAACTCCTCGGCGATGCGGATCGCCGTCGCGATGTCGTCGTGCCGGTGGCAGTGCTGATCCCACACCAGCTCGCCGGCCAGCACCGCGGCCAGGGTCTCTTTTCCGAGGTCGCGCTCGAACGGCTCGCCCTTCTCGGTGGCCGCGTCCCGCTTCTCGGCATAGGTGCGGGCCGCGACGAACGCTTCGCGGAGGACGGATGCCACGCCCAGGCGTGTCGACGGAGTCTGCTTCTTGTCGCCGTACACGCGCTTCGGATTCTCGCCGAGCGCGGACTTGACCGACACGTCGGCGGCGAGGATCTGCTCGTCGACGGTGCGTCCGCCCCACGTCTTGATCGCGACGGTACGTCCGCCGATGGGGTTGCCCGATCCGGGCTTGACGACGGCCGTGGTCACTCCGCCGCGCAGGGCGTCGCGGAACCCGACCTCCTCGATGTCGATCCCGTCGAGGGCGCGGAAGCGCGCGCCGTTCGGGTCGGTCATCTCGTTGGTGTCTTCACCCGACCAGCCCTCGCCGTCTTCGTGCACGCCGAGGTGCCCGTGCGACTCGACGAATCCGGGAACCACCCAGCGACCTGAGGCGTCGACGATGTGCGCTCCGTCGGGCACCGGGGTCTCGGGCCCGCCGATCGCGGTGATGACGCCGTCCGTGACGACCACGGTGCCGCCGGGGATCGGGTCGGAGCTGACGGGAACGAGGTGACCGCCGGTCACGGCGAGGATGCGAGCCATTCCTCCAACCTACGATGCGCGACCCGGGGGAGTCGTCGAGCCGAGCGGGCGGCACCGCGCCTCCTGCGCCGATCGATCTTCCGTGGACGGCCCCCACCGGGCATGCGGTGGGGAGAGAATGAGCTGTCGATCCGCCGCCAGCGCGAGCAGGTCGTCGTCGTGGCTGATGAGAATCACCACGGCACCGTCAGCGGCGACCTGCCGGATCTGCTCAGAGATGGAGGCGAGGTGACGGCGGTCGACGCCCGAACTGGGCTCGTCGAAGATCACGATCCTCCGCCCCGCGACGCGCGCGGCCGCCAACACCAGGCGTTGCTGCTGACCGCCCGACAGCGAGAGCGGGTGACGGTCGGCCAGATGGTCGAGATCCAGGGCCTTCAGCATGTCGCGCACGCCGGTAGCGGACCCAGCATCCGCACGTGCCAACTCGATCTCGGCACGCACGCTATCGGTGAACAGCTGTCGCTGCGCGTCCTGCATGACGACCGCCGTGGCCCGCTGACGCGCGCCACGGTTGAGGACTCTCCCGTCGAGGCGCACGGTGCCGCTGCTGCGCTGCAGCCCGGACACGACGCGGCCGAGCGTCGACTTCCCGGCTCCGTTCACGCCGGTGATGGCGTTGACGGATCCGGCGTTGAACATGAGGCGGTCGATCTCGAGCACGAGCCGGCCGCCGAGCCGGCAGCGGATTCCGTCGAGCTCGAGCGTCCCGGGTGAGATGCTGCCCGCCGGCGCAGGTGAGGCGATGCTCGCCCCGGCGGCCGGCAGCAACGGGAGCTCCGGCGTCGCGACCTCACCGCGTAGGCCCTCGGCCTTGAGGGTCTCGTCGGACACACCCCGAAACTGCTCCGCCGTCCACTCCCGGTCGATGCGCCCGTCACGCATGACGATGACACGGTCCACCAAATGCTCCAGGTACCGCAGGCGATGCTCGGCGACGACGATCGTCACCCCGTCGGCTTTGAGCGCCCCGAGGGTGTCGGCGAGTCGGTGCACGGCGTCGGCCGAGAGATTGGAGCTGGGCTCATCGAGCAGGAGCACCTTGGGCTCATGCGCCGTCGCCGCGGCGATGGCGACCTGCTGCTGCTGACCGCCTGAAAGCTGCTGCAGGCGCTGCCCCAGCGGCACCGCGCCGGCAAGGCGCTGCATCAGCGCGTCGACCCGCTCGCGCATTCGGGCGACGGGAAAGCCGAGGTTCTCCATCGCGAAGGCGAGCTCCTCGCGCGCGCTGTCGGTGAAGAACTGGCGGCGCGGATGCTGAAGCACGGTGCCCGAGAGCGCTCCGATCTCGTCCAGCTCGGCGCCGGTGGTCGCAATCCCGCCGACGAACGCCGTGCCGGTGAGCACCCCTGCGTCGTGAAAGTGAGGAATGAGCCCGTTCATGACACGGAGCGCGGTCGACTTTCCGGACCCGCTCGCGCCGCACAGAACGACGAACTCGCCGGGCCGAACGTGCAGATCGAGATCGCTGAGGCTCGGTGTCTCGGCGTGCGGATACGACCACGTGAGTTGTTCGAGTCGGATCATGCGAGTGGCGAGGGCAGGGTCAGGCTCGCGGTCGCGAGCACGGCGGCGGTGAGCGTCAGGGTGAGATCGGCGATGCCGAATCGGGGTGGGTCGAGCGTCGTGGGCGTGCGGCGGGCGCCGAGTCCGCGCAGGATCGCCGAAGCCGACAGATCGTCGCTGGCGCGCAGGCTCGCGGCGATCATCGGGACGGTGAAGCGTTCGAGGCTCAGGATCGGATGCCGCACGAGTCCTCCAGCGCCCACGAGTCCCCGAAGGCGCATGGCATCCAGCACGGCGGCCGCCTCGCCGGCGACCACGGGGAAGAAGCGCATCATGACGGCGAGCGTCACCGCGATGGCACGGGGCATCCGCCATGCCCGCAGGGCTGCACTGAGCTTCGTGGGCGACGTCGTCGCAATGAGGTGCATCCCGACGCCGATCGCTGCGACGAACCTGATCAGGTATGTGCACGCCAGCGAGAGGACCGCGGTGAACGGGTTCACCCACAGCAGCGGCAGGATCCAGCCGAGCAGCCACATGACGGCCGCCGTCGCGATGAGTCCTCCCACTCGTCCCCACGCCCCCTCCCAAGCAGCGAGGCCGGCCGCCAGGGCGAGGGCGGCCGGGACGAACAGCAGCCCGCCGGGGCTCATCACGAGCGCGCTCACCACGATGACGAGCACGATCTTGGTGCGAGGGTCCAAGCCGGGTCGGCCGGTCACAGCGATCGAGACCGGAACGTCACGCGAGACCGGCTTTGCGGAAGTGCTTGCGCAACAGCGCCGTGCCCAGGACTGCGCCCAGGAATCCGCAGACCAGCGTCGCCACCCAGAGCCCCAGGATTGCCGGGACGGTCACGACCTCATTGAATGCGGCGACGTACTCCGCGCCCATCTGCTCCATGCCTTGTGTGCGCAGGTATGCCTCGCGATCGAGGAACAGGGGGATCCAGGGCCCGATGAACCAGCCGGAGAATGCCGTGTACGCCCAAATCGCGGCCCACTTCGAACGGTACTGGCCGGCCCAAAGGATGAGCTCCCCGACCAACGATAGGGCGATCGTCACCAGAGTGCTCTGCCAGGGGTGACCCATCATGAGGTACAGCAGGCCCACGACGACGCCGAACAGCGTGACCATCCCCGCGTGTCGCACGCGAGTGAGGAACAGCATGTACGGGATGCCGGCCGCGATCGCACTCAGCGGAAGGGTGAGCAGCATCATGAGAGGGCCGATGATCCCGAGCATGGCGATCGCGAAGACGATCACGAAGTAGATGACGGCGAAGATCGCCACGTTGAGCAGATCCCGCGCGCTGAATGCGACGCTCGATCGCGGACGTGGTGCAGAGGCCTGCATCACCGGGGTTTCGGTGGCGTGCGTCGAAGCGTCTTGCTCGGTCATGCGGTCCTTCTTTCGGGTGGAGGTTGGAGGGCTGTCAGAGCCGTGAGTCGTTCGG comes from Microbacterium cremeum and encodes:
- a CDS encoding DUF7507 domain-containing protein; the encoded protein is MKTRISTAAVAVLALLLGVLAPVAVPAAVAGPGSAISGVVWADVNRDGMRTADEAVKSGVTVELLSSPTGPVVATTTSAANGGYSFANVADGSYHVRVVAPGAHRFPDVAEGQNVFVRAEVPTAGNPERGITGPVTITGATQATSLHAGLQPIATLEIDRLEIPNSCEGYATTGTPPFDATSGPGLDTGPDNCIVRVGDTVLQNYSVSLTGLPTGVTVPNVVIEMTINPVPNPNDPGDVADSTLQLAGPGTNGLPAGCLAAANGANPVSSATTNADGSITVVCNLGPMSSNVGTVQLAYRFADNTPIPGFAEVTAHAYTGQDDAAASGTVQGPVIEVTGTAEWEAKKSLQAGPFASSRTINGVLTPGFRVQYWIDIDNIGGTGGSDLEWPISFTDRLTKFPNAVLYLCEDRRTDNISARSGWTITCPIDEAAGADGWPMTVSKPANSPYDSTRILVHVFVPTADAYRSVDPAWQHGDTPPTGTVSWQNNVEDTDGWHMIGGQLNNPPGGVGPGFEAGWDGTIATGDNVVPSQFNITEPRWDLSKTNTGNVTFVDGSLDNNPLTPPVPGFQVVYQFRVDESNGNLLSTNLDNIAFKDFMPDWPDAVLTQCLWHSGNFNTGTPTCETGVQPADGWDMSFTPNANGNNTKTNTWQAFFFVPTPTVPDPCRANVSDTLSFRNEARSTEGWTADDWPMNNTGFEPGWDGTTATGNNVSTRTFNVRSTVSDCGTLTGNKQYEGIAGGLTNWNQFSIGDVVNSHVWTTASTTRISVTDPVVCDVFDVSVWRVSGNPLAPITGADPNPHLQARTATMNPGFDLNNYVIEYGVGSNTVDTQTGTGNGLDNSPNVTDARQCRDDEGPWTTDPAATFGADWRDEVNMVRVSPINAGHVEVGPFTLGLYVPLQSRWQYNGGPNAGEDIPQGVLLNNTGSWPETNQDGGIVYDDVSRQLAANLPITGYKYFTNEAGNAWADNTTVASGQRVQSWAGLEVDWNGIRNAGTARGVQAPGAEEAIGFPVDNPMVCDTFDVSVFQLDGPAWFTAQGRATASEYVIEYGVGTNAVDTQAGAPVGGLYPVDRTSLLGDNNGCREHDGPWHTDAAQFGADWRDRVNMVRIRAVEPDHVEHAAFRLDLKMFLRARGSYNGGPNDGEPLLTGIRLSNIGGWSTGPRGDGWTTMQQELRFQGLRLIVAKNVGQATYLPGQDAIWNLSVGVNNAPIGAIVENLRLVDTVPIGLIYNEACTQSRLPAGVTVSYNAATREVTFVLGDITTTAANYWIRTGATALQLCATLETVAQPGDTYVNQVQAFSNSAENAPTATATTTATGSGQLGLVKNVDKAFVASGETYTWSLDWANTSTVISFQPTDLIDVLPWNGDGDPAAGSARGQYASAYEGLSELTGPLAQPMYVRGGMGEVAGTWYYSVADPSTLNHDPRDASNADPAAPGGTWRTAAEITDFADVTAVRFVATEWLGTGARVRALIPMVSTSDDLNNVYVNRAMIFSGTFPNQPLLSNEPYVLMPGFTLGDLVWLDRNGNGRFDGEEQGIAGVDIEVRNQDGDVVATTTTDAQGRWSVTRIPAGVYTVHIPAEMFGDGGPLETYVVRTVGSGSSDIPNENSDNNNTATPDPRATGLTSTPVTLAYRYEDDRLIGADGPSGDDVAQLAPPLFPDAFSTFTVDLALLPGPSVDIEKSTNGQDADTPTGPNVAVGGEVRWTYVVTNTGDVDLTNVTVTDDQVDDAAIDCDGTGSNVVPGPLAPEASFTCVATGTATPGQYANTGTVTGFDPAQVAVTDEDPSHYFGAEPSVDIEKATNGQDADTPTGPLVTVGGAVRWTYVVTNTGNVPLTNITMTDDMVAAEDIDCAGSGSNVVAGPLAAGASVTCVANGTADTGQYANLGTVVASGPETTDVDGNPVAADEVGDEDLSHYLGIQPAVELEKATNGQDADTPTGPNVAAGGDVRWTYVVTNTGDTALTDVTVTDDRIAAADIDCDDTGSNVIPGPLAPGASFTCVAEATAVEGQYANLGTVTGTAPATTDVDGNTVAGQQVNDDDPSHYFGIAPGIDIEKATNGQDADTPTGPFVAVGGDVRWTYVVTNTGNVPLTDVTVTDDQVAAADIDCAGTGSNVIPGPLEAEASVTCVATGTATAGQYANLGSVTGVGPQTTDVNGNPVTGVTVDDEDASHYFGASPAVDIEKSTNGEDADEPTGPFVPVGGTVEWRYVVTNTGDVPLTNVTVTDDMIAASEIDCAETGTNVIPGTLAPGDGYVCLATGTAVPGQYANLGTVTGTGPDTTGVDGGIVPGDPVTDGDLSHYFGADPAVDIEKSTNGQDADTAPGVALAVGAVVEWTYVVTNTGNVPLTNLTVTDDRIAASEIWCGDTESNVVAGPLEPGESFTCNAFGVAVAGQYVNVGGVSAEVPALGTTVTDDDLSHYIAPAPSATPPPPVPPAPAALPATGGSLPVLPIVGGALVILLGLMLVATGRRRRA
- a CDS encoding cation transporter produces the protein MALSAERRSVLQRRIRWIVAATIGYNLVEAIVAIAAGTAASSVALIAFGLDSTIEVLSAAAVAWQFTRRRPERWEKGTLRVIAAAFFALAAYVTASSLIALIARVDVEHSPLGIGITALSVVVMPFLSLAERRAGRELGSATAVADSKQTLLCAYLSVAVLVGLVLNSAFGWWWVDAIAGLVIAGFAVREGVEAWRGDACATSVGMLLDDEGDEDDEDDEGEH
- the cmtR gene encoding Cd(II)/Pb(II)-sensing metalloregulatory transcriptional regulator CmtR; amino-acid sequence: MLTIASRLDVMNRLGRAMADPTRSRILLTLLEGPGYPAELARELGLTRTNVSNHLACLRGCGLIVATPEGRRTQYETADPHLAVGMRQLLEAVVAVDEGAPCLDVDCECHA
- a CDS encoding TetR/AcrR family transcriptional regulator — its product is MVEALRLADSEGVDGLSMRRLAGVLDAGAMSLYHYVANKDELLDAMIDRVFEEIELPSEATDWQSAMRRRAVSARQVLVAHPWAIGLMESRTSPGPANLRHREAVTACLRKAGFSVVMATHANWLLDSYVYGFVLQEASLPFDTADELADLTEGVYLPQLPADEFPYLNESAAALLAAGYDPADEFIFGLDLVLAALEPLRTSA
- a CDS encoding DUF6326 family protein translates to MTLRTKTSHPLENPPVSVQAKLAAAWTSFMFLYVYVDVVNFYKPGVVDDILKGRVWEFDVSSTLLTIFLVSVTIPAVMVMLSMTLPARVNRVTNLVVASLLIPYSVFNAAGETWEWAFFYGLSIGVELLLLAFILRTAWTWPRTAAVPAMVPATTDLRHDLRQ
- a CDS encoding amidohydrolase, translated to MARILAVTGGHLVPVSSDPIPGGTVVVTDGVITAIGGPETPVPDGAHIVDASGRWVVPGFVESHGHLGVHEDGEGWSGEDTNEMTDPNGARFRALDGIDIEEVGFRDALRGGVTTAVVKPGSGNPIGGRTVAIKTWGGRTVDEQILAADVSVKSALGENPKRVYGDKKQTPSTRLGVASVLREAFVAARTYAEKRDAATEKGEPFERDLGKETLAAVLAGELVWDQHCHRHDDIATAIRIAEEFGYTLVVNHGTEAHKIADVLAEKQIPVIFGPMLTSRSKVELRDRAIGNLALIAEAGVKVAITTDHPVVPIDHIRLQAILAVREGLPSATALQALTTNPAEILRLDERVGALDVGRDGDIVVWSGDPLAVDSHVERVFIEGRAVYEPGTDAASPRVVERWERFGRSSWTA